The DNA region ttttcaatattttctgacattttatagaacaaataatgaatcatttaattgataaaataactCTGTCTGACTGCTGGAAGAAGAAAATCAGATCACTCCAAACAACAGATGAAGCTTTAGTACAAACATCAGTGCagaggatttaaaaaatgaatgtataGTATGTAATCCAATGCTTTTTGATTCATGCACTTCGGAGGAGCAGCAAGGTTGTGgaagacagtttttcctttccaCTGTTCCAGGAGTTTTGTCAAAGTCACGTCAACCTGATGCCAAACGTTTTAGCTTTCAGTGCTTGTGTCTTGTGAGTCTGCAACACTAGACTCAACCCTGGAGAATCCTTTATAACCATAACCATACATCAGGCAAATCTATCAAGTATGTGACTGAGATCTTACCTCCCCCTTGGAGTTGGCCTCTTCCACGATAGAGAGGAATCTGTCAATCTGACTGGGTGAAGGAGGAGTGAAGTCCACTATCTTGATGTGGTGCAGCTGTAACTCAGGGCACGAGTCATAGTACGGCGGTTTTCTCTCACACAGGCAAACCAGGTGTTTGATCCCGTTGTCCAGCAGGTACTGGTATTCAGATGCCATCCTGGGCAGCGCCAGTCCCGCCAGTTTATCTGGATCCACCCAGGAGAAATTGTGTGGAGGAGCAGAGGCCATGCTGGTCAAactgagaggaggaaggaaagaaagacaaTGTTACTTGATACTCTGAACACGTGACAGATCcctgatgaaaatgtgttttaaaaggtccagtgtgtaggatctggcgctatctagcggtgaggtgaggagattgcaaccaactgaagcttctcctgtgtgccaggCGTGTTGGGGAGCTACGAGAAAActtgaatggccctctctagagccagagtgtGTAGagcaggggtgcacacactttttcagcatgcgagctacttataaaatgaccaagtcaaaatgatctacctactataaaaatgcaaaacatatatttatttataaatatattgagtattctttatatgtacaatatatgttggtgtaccttgcataactgcatgaacccatattgtacaatataactctgtacattttttgtcattaccttactctgatgacttgcactgaatggaatcagccagggatgcatagtccggacagtagctgctgatagccagcctcaagcacacttccaaatgatcatcagtcaaggtggaacggtatttggacttaataatcttcatgtgggaaaaggctgactcgcataaataagtggagccgaataatgcagtcaaggaggtagcacatttcctcatgttgaggtacttttcctctgtgagtaagttccagaactgtccatgagccctggactgaagctgaatgtcagcttgtagtgtcaaaatctcatcctccactccagatgagttcaggtgaaacagtgttgcaatttgttggctgacgatgaaatttttttttttttttttttttaatgccatgcgatctacccacactacctttgcaatcgaccggtagatcgcgatcgacgtatcGGGCACCCCtggtgtagagtgtgtgtgtgccactgtagaaacatggcggtgtaACATGACTCTGAAGAGCacccgcttcctatgtagatatagacgcaatctgcaacctcaccactagatgctgacatatcctacacactgtacctttacactgtttgtaacttcttacacgtataaaatgaatctgggtcggtgtcccatgcgcgctcgcgcgtggctacgctgttcagactcagactccaacacaaactacacagaagcaccaaaaccgcaaagttatatctagtgaagcccgtctgttaaacagtgttggccgcggtcggaggacgcaaTTTGTGAACGCATTAAAGgtctttgttgaatac from Sebastes umbrosus isolate fSebUmb1 chromosome 16, fSebUmb1.pri, whole genome shotgun sequence includes:
- the dusp23b gene encoding dual specificity protein phosphatase 23b, which translates into the protein MASAPPHNFSWVDPDKLAGLALPRMASEYQYLLDNGIKHLVCLCERKPPYYDSCPELQLHHIKIVDFTPPSPSQIDRFLSIVEEANSKGEGVGVHCMHGHGRTGTMLACYLVKTRRISGIDAIKEIRDLRRGSIETQEQEKAVVQFYQRTK